Proteins co-encoded in one Bremerella sp. TYQ1 genomic window:
- a CDS encoding IS110 family transposase, with the protein MARFVGLDVHKQFIEVCILDARGKVVYRGRAACDRGALEAFARKQLKKRDRIALEATTNTWSVADILRPFVAAVVVSNPLKTKAIAEAKIKTDKVDAAVLAHLLRCNYLPEVWQPDEKTQVLRSLVTHRTGLMAQRGRHKNRVQCLLGRLLIHPPCKVLWTKTGLAWLHKLELPAIERFVLDSELKQLEAVEQELASLDEQLIKIAGENPQVRLLMTLPGVSYVVAIGLLAALGDVRRFRDGNHAASYLGLVPITRQSGDHCYHGRITKAGSSQARWLLTQSCQHVARHPGPLGAFFRRLAKRKNRQVAIVAVARKLVTITYLMLKNNEPYRYAKPALMSQKFVALDRAQRDDSGKKNDSKRTAVNRSNLAEVYHYANLPPVTLPVQLSSGERRMLKERKLTTYVEELFTPATVSVRKRTPLKKSRLKGRQP; encoded by the coding sequence ATGGCTCGTTTTGTGGGACTTGATGTCCATAAGCAGTTCATCGAGGTGTGCATCCTCGATGCCCGAGGGAAGGTCGTGTACCGCGGCCGTGCGGCCTGTGATCGTGGGGCGTTGGAAGCCTTCGCTCGCAAGCAGCTGAAGAAGCGGGACCGAATTGCCTTGGAAGCGACGACCAACACCTGGTCGGTCGCAGATATCCTTCGACCCTTCGTGGCGGCAGTGGTGGTTAGCAATCCACTGAAAACGAAAGCAATCGCTGAGGCGAAGATCAAGACGGACAAGGTCGATGCGGCTGTTCTGGCGCATTTGCTACGGTGTAATTACTTACCGGAAGTCTGGCAACCCGATGAGAAGACGCAAGTACTGCGTAGCCTCGTCACGCATCGAACAGGTCTGATGGCGCAACGGGGGAGACATAAGAATCGAGTTCAATGTCTGCTAGGACGACTCCTCATACATCCACCCTGCAAGGTCCTTTGGACGAAAACAGGTCTGGCTTGGCTTCACAAGCTTGAATTACCGGCGATCGAACGTTTTGTACTTGATAGCGAGCTAAAACAACTGGAAGCTGTGGAGCAGGAGCTTGCCTCCCTCGATGAACAATTGATCAAAATCGCAGGTGAGAACCCTCAGGTGCGTCTGCTGATGACGCTTCCTGGCGTAAGTTACGTCGTGGCAATCGGGCTCTTGGCAGCCCTTGGAGACGTTCGTCGATTTCGTGATGGTAATCATGCTGCATCGTATCTGGGGCTTGTTCCCATCACCAGGCAATCTGGTGACCACTGCTATCACGGCCGAATCACGAAAGCTGGAAGTAGTCAGGCCCGATGGCTATTGACGCAATCTTGCCAACACGTTGCCAGGCATCCTGGTCCACTGGGAGCCTTCTTCCGACGACTGGCAAAACGGAAGAATCGCCAAGTAGCTATCGTTGCGGTAGCACGGAAGCTGGTCACCATCACCTATTTAATGCTCAAGAATAATGAGCCCTACCGCTACGCGAAGCCCGCGCTGATGTCACAGAAATTTGTGGCATTGGATCGAGCACAGCGAGACGATTCAGGCAAGAAGAACGACTCAAAACGGACAGCAGTGAATCGTTCCAATCTAGCCGAGGTGTATCACTACGCCAACTTGCCACCCGTTACGCTGCCCGTGCAACTGTCATCTGGTGAAAGACGTATGTTGAAGGAGCGGAAGCTGACAACCTATGTCGAAGAACTCTTCACACCGGCTACGGTGTCCGTGCGAAAGCGAACACCGCTGAAAAAGAGCCGCCTTAAAGGGCGGCAACCCTAA
- a CDS encoding Gfo/Idh/MocA family protein: MNHTSISRRKFVGAAGALTALGWSSLIRGESPANRIRIGVIGTGVRGKYLIGNLSGLARVTAICDCAKSRVADTLNPRHEFAQILGEFRDQDANHCNVYQDYRRMLDREPLDAVVIATPDHHHIQAAMIALQAGLDVYVEKPLSLTVREGRMLADMVKRSERTLQVGSQQRTMEMNQFACEFIRDGGLGEIRRVDSPNYPGPISSMDFASEPVPKDLDWELFLGPSPARPHNQRLWVKDVFKVGDLLWRGWDLFRDYSGHLMTNWGAHNIDMIQYALGMDDSGPIMVAPLNSDTIGDQELDISETALERDWLRKWHNKTPRPNGLFSDSPRFLPVTMKYANGTVLNFLPDVPTAIFYGERGTMEISRNKFKVDPIDLVKELPDPSSYSMWQGVGIVARPHLEDWLNCIRTGDTPNAPVEVGHRSATVCHLANIAREINRPLQWNPASERFVNDDEGNALLDRPRRSEFELP, from the coding sequence ATGAACCACACTTCTATTTCACGCAGAAAATTTGTAGGTGCTGCAGGGGCATTGACGGCCCTGGGGTGGTCGTCCCTTATCCGAGGCGAAAGTCCAGCCAATCGCATTCGTATCGGAGTAATCGGCACAGGCGTCCGAGGTAAATATCTGATTGGCAATCTTTCGGGACTGGCACGAGTCACAGCGATCTGTGACTGCGCGAAATCGAGAGTAGCCGACACGCTCAATCCTAGGCATGAGTTTGCTCAAATCTTAGGCGAATTTCGCGATCAAGACGCAAATCATTGCAATGTCTATCAAGACTATCGACGCATGCTTGATCGAGAACCACTGGATGCTGTTGTTATCGCTACACCTGACCATCATCACATTCAGGCCGCAATGATTGCTTTACAGGCCGGTCTCGACGTCTATGTAGAAAAGCCGCTCTCTCTTACGGTCCGTGAAGGGCGGATGTTGGCCGATATGGTAAAGCGTTCTGAACGTACCCTCCAAGTCGGTAGCCAGCAGCGAACCATGGAAATGAATCAGTTCGCTTGCGAGTTTATCCGCGACGGTGGACTCGGGGAGATTCGCCGTGTGGATAGTCCCAATTATCCAGGACCGATTAGCTCAATGGATTTTGCTTCCGAACCTGTTCCCAAAGACCTCGATTGGGAGCTTTTTCTTGGCCCAAGTCCGGCACGACCGCATAATCAAAGGTTGTGGGTCAAGGATGTCTTTAAGGTCGGCGACCTCCTATGGCGTGGCTGGGATCTTTTTCGGGATTACTCAGGCCATCTGATGACGAATTGGGGGGCCCACAACATTGACATGATTCAGTATGCGTTGGGCATGGATGACAGCGGACCAATTATGGTGGCACCACTCAATTCGGATACGATTGGAGATCAAGAGCTAGATATAAGCGAAACTGCCTTAGAGCGTGACTGGTTGAGAAAATGGCACAATAAGACCCCTCGTCCCAACGGCCTATTTAGTGATTCTCCCAGATTTCTCCCCGTGACAATGAAATATGCCAACGGCACAGTGCTAAATTTTCTACCGGATGTTCCCACTGCAATATTCTACGGGGAACGTGGGACCATGGAGATCAGCCGAAACAAGTTTAAAGTCGATCCAATTGATCTAGTCAAGGAACTTCCCGACCCTAGTAGCTACAGTATGTGGCAAGGGGTAGGCATTGTGGCAAGACCGCATTTAGAGGACTGGCTTAACTGTATTCGTACTGGGGATACTCCCAACGCACCCGTGGAAGTGGGGCATCGAAGCGCGACTGTCTGCCACCTGGCAAATATTGCTCGAGAGATCAATAGGCCACTCCAATGGAACCCAGCAAGCGAACGCTTTGTCAATGACGATGAGGGAAATGCGCTGCTCGATCGACCGCGTCGTAGTGAGTTTGAACTACCTTAA
- a CDS encoding DUF1595 domain-containing protein: MQAYRKTGPYLIQDDGVALFATEKFSHMNAVIGAWTAPFKARYRNRVSAYAVRSQDPVIVSLRAGGTGHAESNHVPHIFLDHFAVDEGEPQVFQWEGWLERGHYLHVYPTSLRPMRFPGKREQFRQAQYQGPGAVIQWVEVEGPIFDQWPPPSHKTQWGELPTRRKKGVERNIDPIAHLNKPPGKIAKPRLTETEPDSETGNKWIYDPQRQKAGGEPIYQNASIPKPLHWTQELVPHDGKKDSAALLYDFAQRAFHRPVSQEEIAPFVALTHRWLDEGRDFESAMRVGYKALLTLSWLSLSSSFARQFV; this comes from the coding sequence ATGCAAGCCTATCGAAAAACGGGCCCCTATTTGATTCAGGACGACGGTGTTGCTCTCTTCGCTACAGAAAAGTTTTCGCACATGAATGCGGTTATTGGTGCGTGGACGGCACCATTCAAAGCCAGATATCGAAATAGGGTTTCAGCCTATGCCGTGCGATCCCAAGATCCTGTTATTGTTTCGCTTCGGGCCGGAGGTACAGGGCATGCCGAGTCGAACCACGTCCCGCATATTTTTCTCGATCATTTCGCAGTTGACGAAGGCGAGCCACAGGTCTTTCAGTGGGAAGGCTGGTTAGAACGAGGGCACTACTTGCACGTCTATCCGACCTCTTTGCGTCCCATGCGTTTTCCGGGCAAACGCGAGCAATTCCGACAAGCCCAATATCAGGGCCCCGGGGCAGTGATCCAGTGGGTGGAAGTCGAGGGCCCCATATTTGATCAATGGCCTCCACCATCTCATAAAACGCAGTGGGGAGAACTGCCTACAAGGCGAAAGAAAGGTGTTGAACGAAACATCGATCCAATTGCGCACCTGAATAAGCCACCCGGGAAAATTGCCAAACCACGCCTTACGGAAACAGAACCAGACTCTGAGACGGGCAACAAGTGGATTTATGATCCGCAACGGCAGAAGGCGGGTGGTGAACCAATTTATCAGAATGCTTCCATCCCTAAGCCTTTACACTGGACTCAAGAACTCGTTCCCCACGATGGAAAGAAAGATTCGGCCGCGTTGTTGTACGACTTTGCCCAACGTGCGTTTCATCGACCGGTAAGCCAAGAGGAAATCGCACCCTTTGTAGCGCTCACTCATCGCTGGCTAGACGAGGGCCGCGACTTTGAGTCCGCTATGCGAGTTGGTTATAAAGCCCTCCTCACCCTCTCCTGGCTTTCTCTATCATCAAGCTTCGCTAGACAATTCGTTTGA
- a CDS encoding SMP-30/gluconolactonase/LRE family protein has protein sequence MATSKPYATMPITLPGRIEIEQFDRGGEGVAYHDNDRKNLGNGQLNLLFDNPEALFRRSEGVDLSFTKLAQEGVAGDRDINGQSEPEGAIYLGWTKPGEWIRYTVHVQKSGRYRISGHVASANEGASCAITFDRNQGKTLIALPRTGSGHRWKNDKYLGHVDLVAGDQTLTIEVGDIGGFNIDWLELKLDTDGEGNESPVRRFPVQRLRNIHFRTVAKFDWFPEGPAYRKSDNRFFFSGANALTRVDLNGELHAVLLSPGGGGVHFLPDDSALIIGQTGLRRVYPDGRVALLVDGKTIGPGNDLSIGIHGEIYFSVPNDGIYRLTAGQDGRLQRVCGDRCNGLEVDPSGKYLYVAGSRVQRYPLDIARPDLGKPEVIYEFPKGQGGGDGCAFDAWGNFYSMHFRTGTIRIFDPHQKTLLGEIPVGVVPASNLTFGGSDQSQLFVTAGAPKTKNCQVRIADIGIQGFLGHPGDTSYPMLHFLD, from the coding sequence ATGGCAACCTCAAAGCCGTACGCAACAATGCCGATCACGCTGCCTGGGCGAATCGAAATCGAACAGTTTGATCGGGGAGGCGAAGGAGTCGCGTATCATGACAACGACCGAAAGAATTTAGGCAATGGGCAATTGAACTTGCTCTTCGATAATCCGGAAGCTCTCTTTCGGCGGAGTGAAGGTGTCGACTTATCCTTCACAAAACTAGCTCAAGAGGGAGTTGCCGGTGATCGTGATATCAATGGTCAAAGTGAACCGGAAGGCGCGATCTACCTAGGCTGGACCAAGCCAGGCGAGTGGATCCGTTACACGGTCCATGTTCAAAAGTCAGGGCGATATCGTATTTCTGGACACGTTGCCTCAGCCAACGAGGGAGCAAGTTGCGCGATTACTTTTGACCGAAACCAAGGCAAGACTTTGATCGCACTGCCCCGCACAGGGAGCGGGCACCGCTGGAAGAACGACAAGTATCTTGGTCATGTTGATCTCGTGGCCGGTGATCAAACGCTGACAATTGAAGTGGGAGACATCGGGGGATTCAATATCGATTGGCTCGAACTTAAGCTTGATACAGATGGTGAAGGGAACGAGTCTCCGGTTCGTCGTTTCCCAGTCCAACGCCTAAGAAACATTCACTTCCGTACCGTCGCCAAATTCGATTGGTTTCCTGAGGGACCAGCCTACCGAAAGTCTGACAATCGCTTCTTCTTCTCGGGTGCCAATGCTCTCACTCGTGTTGATTTGAACGGAGAGTTGCATGCCGTACTTTTAAGTCCAGGTGGCGGTGGTGTGCATTTTTTGCCGGATGACTCAGCACTAATTATCGGGCAGACAGGTTTGCGAAGAGTATATCCTGACGGACGAGTTGCGTTACTTGTCGATGGTAAAACAATTGGACCTGGCAACGATCTCAGTATTGGTATTCACGGTGAGATTTACTTTAGCGTCCCGAACGATGGCATTTATCGCCTGACCGCTGGGCAGGATGGGCGATTGCAACGAGTCTGCGGCGATCGTTGCAACGGATTGGAAGTCGATCCATCAGGCAAATACCTCTATGTCGCTGGTAGTCGTGTGCAGCGGTACCCACTGGATATCGCTCGCCCTGACTTAGGTAAGCCTGAAGTCATCTATGAGTTTCCCAAAGGTCAAGGTGGTGGTGATGGTTGCGCATTCGATGCTTGGGGAAATTTTTACAGTATGCACTTTCGCACTGGAACAATTCGCATCTTCGATCCCCATCAGAAAACGCTACTTGGTGAAATCCCGGTTGGTGTTGTTCCGGCATCCAATTTGACTTTCGGAGGCTCCGATCAGTCTCAATTATTCGTGACGGCTGGTGCTCCGAAGACCAAGAATTGCCAGGTGCGAATAGCCGACATTGGCATCCAGGGATTTCTGGGGCACCCTGGCGACACGAGCTATCCAATGCTTCACTTCCTCGATTAG
- a CDS encoding DUF1501 domain-containing protein — MNVNNPTPPQLTRRGAFKGIGGMLATGALHQLLGSNVQAEARRANPPGTPGFPSFAPKAKRVIYLFQAGGPSQIDLFDYKPLLKNWDGKDLPQSVMGDVKFTGMVNGQAHFPVVAPRWRFGQHGKSGAWVSELFPEFAKVVDDVCFIKSMTTTQVDHDGAITYLQTGHQIAGRPAMGAWAAYGLGSVCDDLPAFVVLRTSKGGSFLIDRHWGAGFLPSRYQGIPVGGAGQEPVQYLSNPKGFTSELRSQTIADIANFNLQHEQRVGDPEISTRIAQFEMAARMQMSVPDLADFSDEPQHVLDLYGDDVRQPGSYAYNALLARRLAERDVRIVQVFQGGWDQHSNLPKQIEEYAKYTDRANAALICDLKQRGMLDDTLVIWGGEFGRTVFCQGKLTKSNFGREHHHLGFTMWMAGAGVKPGTTYGQTDPWSFHAIENPVSVHDLNATLLHLLGIHHKHLTYRFQGRDFRLTDLAGNVVQGILK, encoded by the coding sequence ATGAACGTGAACAATCCAACTCCGCCCCAGTTGACACGTCGCGGGGCGTTCAAGGGAATCGGTGGCATGCTGGCGACCGGCGCGCTGCACCAATTGCTTGGATCAAACGTCCAAGCCGAGGCTCGTCGCGCAAACCCTCCTGGGACGCCCGGTTTTCCCAGCTTCGCTCCCAAAGCGAAACGCGTGATTTATCTTTTTCAGGCCGGAGGCCCATCGCAGATCGACCTCTTTGATTACAAACCCCTGCTCAAGAACTGGGACGGAAAAGATCTACCTCAGTCCGTAATGGGAGACGTCAAGTTCACCGGAATGGTCAACGGTCAGGCACACTTTCCGGTGGTCGCTCCTCGCTGGCGGTTTGGCCAGCATGGCAAATCAGGTGCATGGGTAAGCGAGCTATTCCCAGAGTTTGCCAAAGTGGTTGACGACGTCTGCTTTATCAAATCGATGACAACAACCCAAGTAGATCACGACGGAGCGATCACCTACTTGCAGACAGGACATCAAATCGCCGGCCGTCCTGCCATGGGAGCCTGGGCTGCCTACGGCCTGGGAAGTGTGTGCGACGATCTACCCGCATTTGTCGTCTTGCGGACGAGCAAGGGAGGATCGTTCCTAATCGATCGCCACTGGGGTGCCGGTTTTCTACCCTCACGGTATCAGGGCATTCCCGTGGGTGGGGCAGGACAAGAGCCTGTTCAATACCTGAGTAATCCCAAGGGTTTCACTTCCGAGCTCCGAAGCCAAACGATTGCCGATATTGCGAATTTCAATCTCCAGCATGAACAGCGTGTCGGTGATCCGGAGATTAGCACTCGGATCGCTCAGTTTGAGATGGCTGCTCGCATGCAGATGAGCGTGCCCGATTTAGCCGATTTCAGTGACGAACCTCAGCACGTACTGGACCTTTATGGTGACGATGTTCGGCAGCCTGGGAGCTATGCGTACAATGCATTACTAGCTCGACGTCTTGCCGAACGTGATGTTCGTATTGTCCAGGTGTTTCAGGGAGGGTGGGACCAGCATTCCAACCTTCCCAAACAGATTGAAGAGTACGCCAAGTACACCGACCGAGCCAACGCTGCGTTAATTTGTGATCTTAAGCAGCGAGGGATGCTGGATGATACGCTCGTCATTTGGGGAGGTGAATTTGGTCGAACTGTTTTCTGTCAGGGAAAGCTGACAAAGTCGAACTTTGGTCGTGAGCATCACCACCTAGGATTTACGATGTGGATGGCGGGGGCCGGCGTTAAGCCAGGTACGACCTACGGTCAAACCGACCCATGGAGCTTTCACGCGATCGAGAATCCCGTGTCGGTTCATGACTTGAATGCCACCCTGCTTCACTTGCTTGGTATTCATCACAAACATCTGACCTATCGCTTTCAAGGTCGTGACTTTCGGCTGACTGATCTGGCAGGAAATGTAGTCCAGGGGATCCTCAAATGA
- a CDS encoding DUF1553 domain-containing protein, whose translation MSPLGNAKGRAGRLQHALTISVATLGIVIAVAVQCLSDEIDFNRDVRPILADNCFECHGPDESSREADLRFDLPNDVLQSTISVGSPEESLLLKRLISTDEFEVMPPPDSKRRPTADQIEILRRWTHEGAKFETHWSFVPPKRPEVPAVSDPSWPRNEVDHFVHRHLAAEELTPSADADPHVLARRLSLTLTGLPVLPSEGNQFAVEYARDPDLAISRFVDGKLASSAYGEHLAWRWLDAARYADTNGYQGDGYRIMWPWRDWLVRNLNQNLPFDQMTKQMLAGDLLMPPQTQAWDSADWIEDRHANESLVATGFLRNHRYDTGSATIPEESKFENATDRLETVGTVWMGLTLQCARCHTHKFDPIQNREYYQLLSFFDKVPEVGSALKEASHPYIHAPGDEHREELAKLQAAAAKSERLFSLACQDLGASQASWEATLFRQDTPFVRVKRGLRHRFAESPIQFDGSRSIEKSNDPISLCAGDKHWTISFWFQPEADVDGAIFSSVEEPERYRPGIQADYVEGSIRVRHVCRWLNSYIEFRSTEKLNVGQWYHVTFSCDGRMQGLAYQAALNGSRESMICTHSVTNDSAEKSGKAPLVLGGSPLMDGFQGKLHDLRFYDRLLSKDEIRSLADRRSTSEIAQVPAASRTAAESATMQLAFLESVALPKEVQRLRDNTFASQAKLLEAIRSTPTVMVMKESRTEDTRIRLAGVYDSLGDAVHSGTPAFLPPMPEGTKDRLTLARWLTSPEHPLTARVAVNRIWQHLWGAGLVDSPENFGTQCPKPIHADLLDWLATEYIRSGWDTKALIKLIVTSRTFRQSSYASDQLWVADPENRHLARGPRYRLPVNIVRDQALMLSGRLNSTVGGPPVILDEVRGKDGKPMKVPFEQSNCRKTIYSFWKRNSPHPLLAVFDVADRNQCEVRTLRTNTPLQALVTLNEQGFVASAEAFGKRVRESGDTNAQQLAWAWQACTGRKATVKEIASLQASFSNYLKLTSGDEDLAWTALSNVLLNLDATLNLE comes from the coding sequence ATGAGCCCCCTTGGCAACGCAAAGGGAAGAGCAGGTCGACTCCAACATGCCTTGACGATTTCTGTCGCTACGCTAGGAATCGTGATCGCAGTGGCAGTTCAGTGTTTGTCAGACGAGATCGATTTCAATCGTGATGTGCGGCCGATCCTGGCTGACAATTGCTTTGAGTGCCACGGACCGGACGAATCGAGCCGCGAAGCAGACCTGCGTTTCGATCTGCCAAACGATGTACTGCAATCCACGATCTCAGTTGGCAGCCCTGAGGAGAGCCTGTTACTTAAAAGGCTCATTTCCACAGACGAGTTTGAGGTAATGCCACCTCCTGACTCGAAGCGGAGGCCAACCGCCGACCAGATAGAAATCTTGCGGCGGTGGACTCATGAGGGGGCCAAGTTTGAGACGCATTGGAGTTTCGTTCCACCCAAACGCCCGGAAGTGCCCGCCGTTTCCGATCCAAGTTGGCCGCGAAACGAAGTCGATCACTTTGTCCATCGACATCTGGCTGCTGAAGAACTAACTCCGAGTGCCGATGCAGATCCCCACGTACTTGCTCGCAGGCTGAGTTTGACTCTTACCGGGCTTCCTGTCCTTCCAAGTGAAGGCAATCAGTTCGCGGTTGAATATGCGAGAGATCCAGATCTGGCGATATCGAGATTTGTCGACGGAAAGTTGGCTTCATCCGCTTATGGTGAACACTTAGCTTGGCGATGGCTCGACGCGGCCCGCTACGCGGATACCAACGGTTACCAAGGCGATGGGTATCGCATCATGTGGCCATGGCGAGACTGGCTGGTTCGCAATCTGAATCAGAATCTCCCCTTTGACCAAATGACCAAGCAGATGCTTGCGGGTGATCTCCTGATGCCGCCGCAAACCCAGGCGTGGGATTCTGCCGATTGGATAGAAGACCGTCACGCCAATGAATCACTTGTCGCGACTGGCTTTCTGCGGAATCACCGATACGACACTGGCAGTGCCACGATCCCGGAAGAATCAAAGTTTGAGAATGCAACAGATCGCTTGGAAACGGTAGGAACGGTATGGATGGGTTTGACGCTTCAGTGTGCCCGCTGTCATACGCATAAGTTTGACCCGATCCAGAATCGCGAATACTACCAATTGCTGTCGTTCTTCGATAAAGTTCCGGAAGTAGGTTCGGCATTGAAAGAGGCGTCGCATCCTTACATTCATGCGCCCGGTGACGAACACCGTGAGGAGCTAGCTAAGCTTCAAGCCGCAGCTGCCAAGTCGGAAAGGCTGTTTTCTCTTGCCTGTCAGGACCTGGGTGCCAGCCAGGCTTCATGGGAAGCGACGCTCTTCAGGCAGGATACCCCATTCGTACGAGTAAAGCGTGGGCTGCGGCATCGCTTTGCGGAGAGCCCCATTCAATTCGATGGCAGTCGTTCCATTGAGAAGTCGAACGATCCAATCTCCCTCTGCGCGGGTGACAAACACTGGACGATCTCGTTTTGGTTCCAACCGGAAGCCGATGTCGACGGGGCAATCTTCTCGAGTGTGGAGGAACCCGAACGCTACCGCCCTGGCATTCAGGCCGACTACGTTGAAGGAAGCATTCGAGTTCGGCACGTCTGTCGCTGGCTGAATAGCTACATCGAATTCAGATCGACCGAGAAACTGAATGTCGGCCAGTGGTACCACGTGACGTTCAGCTGTGACGGACGCATGCAGGGGCTCGCGTACCAGGCGGCGCTCAATGGATCGCGTGAGTCGATGATCTGTACTCATTCGGTCACCAATGATAGTGCGGAAAAGAGCGGTAAAGCGCCCCTTGTTCTGGGCGGCAGCCCATTGATGGATGGCTTTCAGGGAAAGCTTCACGACCTTCGATTTTACGATCGACTGCTCAGTAAAGACGAGATTCGCTCACTTGCCGATCGCAGATCGACGTCAGAGATCGCTCAGGTTCCCGCCGCTTCGAGAACGGCAGCAGAATCGGCCACGATGCAATTAGCATTTCTCGAAAGCGTTGCATTGCCCAAGGAAGTCCAGCGGTTACGAGACAACACATTTGCAAGCCAGGCAAAGCTGTTAGAAGCTATTCGGTCAACTCCTACTGTCATGGTCATGAAGGAATCTCGTACCGAAGACACCAGAATACGATTGGCTGGCGTCTACGATTCGCTCGGCGATGCGGTCCATTCGGGGACTCCCGCCTTCCTGCCCCCGATGCCCGAGGGTACGAAAGACCGTTTGACGCTCGCCCGGTGGCTAACCAGCCCTGAACATCCCTTGACGGCTCGGGTTGCCGTTAATCGAATTTGGCAGCATCTGTGGGGAGCGGGACTGGTGGATTCTCCCGAAAACTTCGGCACACAATGCCCCAAGCCCATCCACGCAGACCTCCTCGACTGGCTGGCAACGGAATACATTCGTTCTGGCTGGGATACCAAGGCCCTCATCAAGCTCATCGTCACGAGTCGTACATTCCGGCAAAGTTCGTACGCGAGCGATCAGCTTTGGGTGGCCGATCCTGAGAATCGCCATCTTGCGCGTGGCCCTAGATATCGGCTTCCCGTGAACATCGTTCGCGACCAGGCACTCATGCTCAGTGGGCGACTCAATTCGACAGTAGGAGGTCCGCCAGTGATTCTGGATGAGGTTCGCGGAAAAGATGGTAAACCGATGAAGGTTCCCTTCGAACAGTCGAATTGTCGGAAAACGATTTACTCCTTCTGGAAACGAAATTCGCCTCATCCTCTGCTGGCGGTGTTTGATGTGGCTGATCGTAATCAATGCGAGGTCCGCACTTTGCGAACGAACACACCACTTCAGGCATTAGTAACTTTGAATGAGCAGGGATTCGTGGCCTCTGCCGAAGCATTCGGCAAGCGAGTTCGTGAATCTGGCGACACCAACGCCCAGCAGCTTGCATGGGCTTGGCAGGCCTGCACCGGTCGGAAGGCGACCGTCAAGGAAATTGCGTCACTTCAGGCATCCTTTAGCAACTACTTGAAACTGACTTCAGGTGATGAAGACCTTGCCTGGACGGCACTATCCAATGTTCTGCTTAACCTCGACGCGACACTGAACCTGGAGTGA
- a CDS encoding DUF1552 domain-containing protein has translation MNLSIPSRRTFLRSAGVTLALPILDSLSTSVASAAQPKWNSDGVPRRMVCICNNLGLHLPYFIPEGTGRGWKPSPYLKELNAFRDQMTVFSGVSHPEVDGGHPAQKSFLTCAPHPGGNSFQNTISLDQYAADFIGRQTRYPFLALCANGNDTLSWTRAGVPIPGATRPSQVFSKLFLTGSSSTIAAQVRKLRHGESIMDTVLQQARSLEKRLNGEDRVKFDEYVTSVREVEQQLVRQQEWEKKPKPNVDAKPPKDIAGQADVIGRADLMFDLTSLALQTDSTRLVTIMMEGFFIVPPIEGVEEGYHTVSHHGQNARKLKQLAIIETEHMKALRRLLGKLDQTSEQGDTLLDRTMVLYGSNMGNASSHDNRNLPVILAGGGFKHGQHLAFDQSNNYPLPNLFVSMLQRLGIETDTFASSTGTMRGLEFA, from the coding sequence ATGAATTTATCCATCCCATCACGTCGCACCTTCCTTCGATCTGCTGGTGTGACGCTCGCCCTCCCCATTCTCGACTCGTTGTCCACGTCTGTCGCTTCCGCCGCTCAGCCAAAATGGAATTCCGACGGTGTTCCACGTCGAATGGTGTGCATTTGTAACAACCTGGGGTTACATCTTCCGTACTTCATCCCCGAGGGGACCGGTCGCGGCTGGAAGCCGTCGCCTTACCTAAAGGAATTGAACGCATTTCGAGATCAGATGACCGTGTTCAGCGGCGTATCGCACCCGGAAGTCGATGGGGGACACCCTGCCCAGAAAAGCTTTCTCACTTGCGCTCCGCATCCTGGAGGGAACAGTTTTCAAAACACAATTTCGCTCGATCAGTATGCGGCTGACTTCATCGGTCGTCAGACTCGCTATCCGTTTCTTGCCCTTTGTGCCAATGGGAACGACACGCTTTCGTGGACGCGGGCTGGGGTGCCAATTCCAGGTGCTACGCGTCCGTCGCAAGTGTTCTCGAAGCTCTTCTTAACCGGTAGTTCGTCCACGATTGCCGCCCAGGTCCGAAAACTCCGGCATGGCGAAAGCATCATGGACACTGTGCTGCAACAAGCCCGGAGCCTTGAAAAGCGACTTAATGGCGAGGATCGTGTGAAATTCGACGAGTACGTCACGTCGGTCCGCGAGGTCGAGCAACAACTTGTTCGACAGCAGGAATGGGAAAAGAAGCCTAAGCCTAACGTCGATGCGAAGCCACCCAAGGATATTGCCGGGCAGGCCGATGTCATCGGACGGGCGGATCTGATGTTTGATCTGACAAGTCTTGCGCTGCAAACTGATTCGACCCGATTGGTGACGATCATGATGGAGGGCTTCTTCATTGTTCCACCCATCGAAGGCGTCGAAGAAGGTTATCACACCGTATCGCACCATGGGCAAAACGCGAGAAAGCTCAAACAACTGGCAATTATCGAGACCGAGCACATGAAGGCCCTGAGAAGGCTGCTCGGCAAACTCGATCAAACCAGCGAACAAGGTGATACGCTACTTGACCGCACTATGGTGTTGTACGGCAGCAACATGGGCAACGCGAGCAGTCACGACAATCGCAACCTGCCGGTCATCCTCGCAGGTGGTGGGTTCAAACATGGCCAACACCTGGCATTCGATCAGTCCAATAACTATCCACTGCCGAACTTGTTTGTCAGCATGCTTCAACGACTCGGTATCGAAACCGACACCTTCGCCAGCAGCACAGGCACCATGCGTGGATTGGAGTTTGCATGA